Proteins from one Aedes albopictus strain Foshan unplaced genomic scaffold, AalbF5 HiC_scaffold_71, whole genome shotgun sequence genomic window:
- the LOC134284757 gene encoding uncharacterized protein LOC134284757: MATNTRTSFYTEISERYGPQAVRLLKSYANSNTKLGNMQSRKEFLLRCRRTGVTPQHIVHSLQCTHELVASRSPYNRKLSTSVSKFQKCLLNIEIQDTFHRVRTLNQELDNLRGQIVHTTDPDTYAHFFLTQEFAYHENLRRKSQQTTQKYNRLMNMSVVANQHQMPTENPSAILNATNKVVPPETRILLSLGPKFALPYNDTTQVPWFHLIADVENTLSAYTESTIRDQTRCQVINKIQNFINRNTPFSDPLSKFCKSAVNITKKFITTNPDVLITEADKGNRTVIMSLAEYDSKLAQLIGDTNTYKQVSSDPTGGYERKNNNIVHRLHALKLIDTRTKYTLTSYNAVCPRIYGQPKAHKPDLPLRPVVPNITSPTYHLCKYIADILQRSFKSQYNAVDSKTFCEYANQLTIPPDHVLVSFDAVSLFTNVTKEVVIHDIISMWDEIRGNTNINLDLFLEIVDFCIGASCFCFRQKFYVQISGTAMGSPLSPILADIVMENLLRRATTAANILPELIRKYVDDLFLVLHKDQVNAVLATFNSQNPRILFTCEVEENGRLPFLDLLVIRQEDGSVKTDWYAKPISSGRILNYFSFHPSDQKLAVVNNFIDRVRRLSTTRSREEQDILIHQHLSKNDYPRTLINRFLHQPPRTDNPEKPATYRSIPYVHGLSSSIKRILHKSNTAIGISHSYRNTVGHLYKNAKDPVSDLNKCNVVYRIDCKDCPSTYIGMTTNKLRNRMYGHQTHVNTLERRLSEGHQYTDPEILQLQEKSALIQHCIEQQHRFNISNPSIVDTTHKKQALQVLEMCHITTTSNTVNHRTDTDNLSCAYAHLLAQIKNQRAERSASSTIQNNRRETADPTP; encoded by the coding sequence ATGGCGACGAATACACGCACATCATTCTACACAGAAATCAGCGAACGATATGGACCACAGGCTGTTCGGCTCCTGAAGAGTTACGCAAACAGCAACACAAAGCTAGGTAACATGCAAAGCCGCAAAGAGTTCCTGCTCAGGTGTCGGCGAACCGGAGTTACACCACAGCATATCGTCCACTCGCTCCAGTGTACGCATGAATTGGTCGCATCAAGAAGCCCCTACAACCGAAAGCTGTCCACGTCCGTATCGaaattccaaaaatgtttgttgaACATCGAGATTCAGGACACCTTCCACAGAGTTCGTACTCTAAACCAGGAGTTGGACAATCTGAGAGGCCAAATCGTACACACAACCGATCCAGATACATACGCACACTTTTTTCTCACACAAGAGTTTGCGTATCATGAGAACCTCCGGCGAAAATCACAACaaaccacacaaaaatacaaCCGCCTGATGAACATGTCCGTGGTAGCAAATCAACACCAGATGCCGACGGAAAATCCCAGCGCTATCCTAAATGCCACCAACAAAGTTGTCCCTCCAGAAACACGAATCCTTCTCAGCCTTGGTCCGAAATTCGCATTGCCATACAACGACACTACACAGGTACCGTGGTTCCACCTGATAGCTGATGTGGAGAACACTTTATCTGCTTACACCGAGTCAACGATCCGAGACCAGACGAGATGCCAGGTTATCAACaagatccaaaacttcatcaaccGGAACACACCGTTCAGCGATCCACTGTCCAAATTCTGTAAATCTGCCGTCAACATCACCAAGAAGTTTATCACAACAAACCCAGATGTCTTGATCACCGAAGCAGACAAGGGCAACCGCACCGTCATAATGAGCCTAGCAGAATACGACAGTAAACTCGCTCAGCTGATCGGCGACACCAACACGTACAAGCAGGTGAGCTCAGATCCGACGGGTGGATACGAacggaaaaacaacaacatcgtACACAGACTACACGCACTCAAACTGATAGACACCCGAACAAAATACACACTCACTAGCTACAACGCTGTATGCCCCCGAATATATGGACAACCCAAAGCACACAAGCCTGATTTACCGCTCAGGCCAGTGGTCCCCAACATAACGTCCCCCACGTACCATCTTTGCAAATACATTGCCGATATACTCCAGAGATCCTTCAAAAGCCAGTACAACGCGGTCGACTCAAAAACGTTTTGCGAATATGCCAATCAACTAACGATACCACCGGATCACGTGCTAGTGTCATTCGATGCGGTGtcattgtttacaaacgtaacgaAAGAGGTGGTCATCCATGACATAATCTCCATGTGGGATGAAATACGAGGGAACACCAACATAAATTTGGATTTGTTCCTCGAAATTGTTGATTTCTGCATAGGAGCCAGTTGCTTCTGTTTCCGGCAAAAATTCTATGTCCAAATATCAGGCACAGCTATGGGGAGCCCACTCTCCCCCATTCTTGCCGACATAGTGATGGAGAATTTGTTGAGAAGAGCTACAACAGCGGCCAATATTCTCCCGGAGCTTATCCGAAAATACGTTGACGATTTATTCCTGGTTTTACATAAAGACCAGGTGAATGCGGTGTTGGCAACCTTCAACTCACAAAACCCGAGGATATTGTTCACATGCGAAGTTGAAGAAAATGGACGACTACCATTTCTCGATTTGCTAGTGATACGGCAAGAGGACGGTAGCGTTAAAACCGACTGGTATGCCAAACCAATATCATCCGGCAGGATTCTTAACTATTTCTCCTTCCATCCGAGCGATCAAAAACTGGCGGTGGTCAACAATTTCATCGACAGGGTCCGTAGGTTGAGCACCACTCGGAGTAGAGAAGAACAAGACATACTCATTCATCAGCACCTCAGCAAAAACGATTACCCTCGCACTCTTATCAACCGATTCCTTCATCAACCACCTCGTACAGACAACCCGGAGAAACCAGCAACCTACCGTTCAATTCCATATGTTCATGGTCTCAGCTCTAGCATCAAGAGAATACTCCACAAGAGCAACACAGCAATAGGGATCTCTCACAGTTACAGAAACACAGTAGGACATCTGTATAAAAATGCAAAAGATCCGGTATCCGATCTCAACAAATGTAACGTCGTATACCGGATCGACTGTAAAGACTGCCCAAGTACATACATTGGAATGACAACGAACAAGCTGAGGAACCGAATGTACGGACATCAAACACACGTAAACACACTAGAGCGAAGATTATCGGAAGGCCACCAATACACGGATCCAGAAATACTGCAGCTCCAGGAAAAATCTGCGCTAATCCAGCACTGCATTGAGCAACAACACCGATTCAATATCAGCAACCCCTCCATCGTCGATACAACACATAAGAAACAGGCTCTGCAAGTGTTGGAGATGTGTCACATCACGACCACCTCCAACACGGTCAACCATCGGACTGATACCGACAACTTAAGCTGTGCGTACGCACACCTCCTCGCTCAAATCAAAAACCAAAGAGCAGAGAGGAGTGCGTCGTCAACAATCCAAAATAACCGACGAGAAACAGCTGATCCAACACCCTAA